CTCAACGACAACTCTCAGGAATGTAGCACTCTGCAGCATCTCCTTCGGAAGGAAAGCCTTCCCGAGAAACATTAATAACGGTATCGATGATGGTCGGGACATGATCGGAGGACCCGACGGACAGATGGAACCCCTCGAGTGGGCCAAGTTCGTCATCAGGAACAAGGCGGAGGATGATTATTCCGCGGCATTGTCCATTTTATCCTCCAAAGCAGACCAGGGCATCTCCGATGCGGAGTTCTATCTGGGACTCGTCTATGCACGCGGTCAGGGCATCGCAAGGGACTTCACCCTCGCCCGCAAGTGGCTCCAGAGAGCGGCGGACAAGGAGAACATGAACGCCGCCTACTTCCTCGCCAAGATTTACATCCGCGGCTACGGTATCGAGGCCGATCCTGCCAAGGCAGCAGCCCTCTTCGAGAGGTGTGCGGAGGACGGAGATATCAGAGCAATGTATGAGCTGGGTCTTCTGTACATGGACGGCAACGGGGTCGACAGGGACCTCGGCAAGACATTCACCCTCATGCTCGATTCCGCCAACGGCGGGCACAAAGAAGCACAGTTCGTCCTCGGACAGCTGTACAAGACCGGCGCAGGTACCGACCAGGACTCCCGCGAAGCCGTGAAATGGCTTTCTACCGCAGCAATACACGGACACAAGGGAGCTCAGATTCTCCTCGGCGACATGTATGCAACAGGCGACTCCGTGGATAAGGATGTCGATGAGGCGAACCGCTGGTACGACATGGCTGACGGCAAGATTTCGAACTGAACCAAAACCAACGATCCGGCACGTCTGGGTCGTTGGTTTTCTTTTACCAAATCTATTTGCTAAAATGCATTTAGCAAAAATATATAAACCAAGAACGCATCATATACTTGCAGGCAGGAAACACATCCTCCACATCCAATCCGGTTCCCTGTTTGCGTTTGACCATAGGTCAGAGGGGATGGGACCCTCACCTATGATCTATTTTTTGGAAAAGAGTCTGAGTCTGAACAGGCCCATCAGTTGTCAGAAAACCGGTAAATCCTGATAAAAACGGGACAGGAATCAGGGGCCGAAGCCCCTGTAAGAATTTTCAGTGAAGACCGATGATCTTACCGTCGTCGGTAAGGTCGATGTTCATGGCTGCGGGGACCTTTCCGAGTCCGGGCATCAGCATGATGGAACCGCAGACGGGGACGATGAATCCTGCTCCTGCGGAGAGATTGACCTCCCTGACCTGAAGCTTCCATCCCTTGGGTGCGGCCCTGAGTGCAGCGTTGTCGGAAATGGAGTACTGGGTCTTCGCGATGCAGACAGGCAGCTTACCGTATCCCTGCTCCTCGAGGGTCTTGATGGACTTCTCTGCGAGGTCGGAGTAGACGACGTCGTCGGCACCGTAGATCTTGGTGGCTACCGCTTTGATCTTGTCCTTGACGGAACAGTCGTCGGGGTAGCAGAACTTGAAGTCGGTCTTGGTGGTGTCGCAGATCTTTACGACCTTCTCGGCAAGCTCCACGGCTCCCTTTCCTCCCTCGAGGAATCCGTCGTTCTGAGCGACCTCCACACCGAGTTTCTCGCAGTGCTTGCGGATCATGTCCATGTGGGCGGGGTCGTCGAATGCGAAGTGGTTGATGGACACGATGACGGGTGCTCCGTAGGACCTCATGTTCTCGATGTGCTTGTCGAGGTTGGCGAATCCGCGCTCGAGTGCCTCGGTGGTGAGGGTGGCTGGGTCTTTGACATCCGCGCCTCCGTGGTGCATGAGGGCCCTGACGGTTGCCACGATCACGACGCAGTCGGGCCTGATGTCGGACTGCCTGCAGACGATATCCATGAACTTCTCGGCTCCGAGATCGGCGGCGAAACCTCCCTCGGTGACCGCATAGTCTCCGAATTTGACGGCGGCCTTGGTGGCGATGATGGAGTTGTTTCCGTGGGCGATGTTGGCGAAGGGGAATCCGTGAATGAAAACGGGCTGTCCCTCGAGGGTCTGTACGAGGTTGGGCATGAGAGCCTCCCTGAGGATGACCATCATGGAACCGACGCAGCCGAGCTGTCCGGCGGTGACGGGCTGGTTGTCGTAGGTGTATGCGACGACAATCCTCTCGAGCCTCTTCCTCAGGTCTGCGTAGTCCTTGGCGAGTGCGAGGATGGCGGAGATCTCGGATGCGGAGGTGATGAGGTATCCGCTCTCGTGGGGGACTCCTCCGCTGAGCTTGGTGTCTCCGAGACCGACGATGATCTTCCTGAGCTCGCGGCAGTTCATGTCGACGGTCTTCTTCCATACGATCCTGGTGGGGTCGATGTTTAGGGGGTTGTCCCTGACGAGGTTGTTCTCGAGGACTGCGGAAAGCAGGTTGTGGGCGGCTGCCACGGCGTGGATGTCCCCGGTGAACTCGAGGTCGATCTTCCACATGGGGTAGACCTGAACGTTTCCTCCTCCGGTGGCTCCTCCCTTCACTCCGAAGGTGGGCCCCATGGAAGGCTCCCTGAGGGCTCCGACGACGTTCTTTCCGATGGCGGAGAGACCCTGGATAAGACTGATGGTGGTGACGGTCTTTCCCTCTCCTGCGGGAGTGGGGGTGACGGCGGTCACGAGGATGAGTTTTCCGTCCTTCTTATCCTTGCCTACACGGTCAAGGACGTCGAGAGGGACTTTGGCGACATACTTTCCGAAGGGCTCGAGGTCCTCGGGGGTAAGGCCGATCTTCTTTGCAATATCGTTGATGTGCTCGACTTTCGCGCTCTGTGCGATTTCGATGTCGCTCTTCATAATTCGAAAAACTTGCTCACCCTTTTTAATGATGATGTTGGATGCATTTTTTCGACCCTGTAATCCGTACGGAATACAGCCTTAACGGGGAGATTCGTCCGCGGGCAAAAATCAAAAAGGGAAAACACATCGGGAAAGATGGAATGAGTTATATAGTAGAGTTTGAGGGGACTTTGACGGATGCCGACGGATGCTTCGAGAAAGTGTTCTCCGAGGCCTTCGCACAGTTCAGCATCCCCTTCGAAAGGGAACGGCTGAAGGACTACGTCTCGCTTCCCCTGGACAAACTATTCTCCAAATACTATACAGGATGCACCTGCCGTTTCCGCGATTTCATGACCATGTACATCGGACTCTTCGACAGTCATTTCGGTCTCATCACTCCCATGGAAGAGAATCTTTCGAGGGTGAGAGAACTCATCCGCTCGGGAGCGAATGTTTCGGTCATCTCCGGTTGCTATGAGATGTACGTCAGAAGGTTCCTGGAGGAACACGGTATCTCTGTACAGCCTGTTGTATCCACGGATAGGACCAACGGGGGCATCCCCGACGGAACGATGCTCTCTATGTGCCTGTCGGACCTTCATGGTACTATAACGAAGTGTGTGGAAATGAATTCTCACACCCGTCACATTTTTTCGCACTTCGGCTTTCGCCTCGGTAATTCAGGCAATCGGTGACGTGCCAAGGATGTCGAACCCCATCCCGCGTCTAAGTACGTTCTCGCATGCGTTGTCGTCACGGTGTATGGTGAAACCGCAGAATCTGCAACGGAAGGTCTCTTCGCTGAACGGATCGTTCAGCATTCCGCATTTGGTGCAGATCCTGCTCGTGTAGGCGGGATTCACTGGAACTATCTCAGACCCGGTTTCTTCCCCCTTGTATCTGAGCAGTCTCATGAACGTCCCCGCGCTCGCATCGCGGAACAGTTTCCTTGATTCTTTGTTGTCCTGTAAATCAATAAGATCTCTGACGGAAAGGTCCTCCACGAAGATCTTCGTGCGATTCTGAGCTATCGATCTCGTAGCTTTCTGCAGAAGATCGTTCTTGCTGTCTCCGATCCTCTTAAGGAGATGATTCATATGACCCAGATACTTCCTGCGTTCCTCTGAACCCTTCTCCGTCTTCGATATCTTGCGTTGGATTCTGGCAAGTTTCTTCTCATTCTTCCTCATGGTACGGTGGTTCTCCACCACCGTACCGTCGGTGAGTGTGGCCACTCTCCTGGCACCCAGGTCAAGACCAACAGGATCAGGAGTTTCCGCATCCATGTACCATGTACGGTTATCAGGTATCTCGAGACATTCGCAGAAGATCGTGATGTACCATTTGTTGCTCTTACCCATCTTCTTCCTGGAGATGACGGCCTGTTTCATGCAATCAGTGGGAACTCTCTTGATGATGCTATTGTCAGAGGATCTGACCCAGCCTACGCCTCCGAGGAACATACGCGGTTTCTTTCCCTTGAACAATCCTTGGGTATCCAAGCGATATTTATTGTTCTCTGTATATGTGAACGAGTCGTATCTCCCGTCAGTCCTGAATCTGGGTTTTCCTGCGGAAGAATCATCTATCAAAGAATCAAACCAGCGTTGATATGCTTTGTATATCCTGCAGCCGACTTCTCTGACTGCAGAACCGTAAGCATCCCGTCTCCAGAGGTTGATCTCCCTGAACTCTCCTGCTTTTGCGGTGAGTTCGAATTCCGATGGGAACCTCGGAAGAGGGTTGGTATCCGTTTCGTACAGCGAAGCATCATCGCCCTCTTGTACACCCATGCTCTCGCGCCATTCATCGTACCTTTTAGTGAAGTCCCTGCAGTATTCGTTGAGATCGTTATAGGTGGCTCTGCAGGCGTGCAGGGTCAGTAACATCCTCTTCTCCTGTTCGGGTTTAGGGAAGAGCTGGATCTTCACGGTACGATACGGCATCATTCTAGATACGTTGTTTCGTGGTATATAAAGTTCACAGGGGGAGGTCGCCGAAAGTACCGAAAGTGACCGAAACTGAAATCTGATTGACCAAAAGACAACTCAATCAACCACTCGATTTCCACACACTTCGTTATAGAACCACCTTCATTCCGAACCCGGAGAAGCGGTACTGATCAGTTCCGATACACGTCTGAATGGCATTGCTTCAGAGATGGGAATCGGAACCGATTAAGATCAAAAGAGGAACGTAAGAATCAGTCTTCTTTCCTGAGGGAGCAGTGCTTGGTCTCTCCGCAGGTACAGTTCCTGTCGCCTCCGCAGCACTTCTCCTCGTGGAAGTTCTTGTAGCTGCCGTAGGCGGCGCAGATTATCACGGCGACGAGAATCAGGGCCACTATGATGGTGACTGTGTTCATGCGTGGATGATGTTCCCGAGAGATATTTAAAGATTCCTAAATTTGCTGGATTCAAATTTAGTGAAAACTAAAATTTCGGTTCAGGGGGTCCTAAAACCCCCTGAAAATGGGTTTAATTCTGCTCGTCCTGACGGATCGTGCAGTTAATCTTGGAGCAGCCTCCGCCGCACTTTCCCGCATGGGGGCAGGCATAGCAGAGGTCGTTGTTGCGCGCCATCCTGTACACGCGGTAGGCCGCATGTGCGAGGAGGAGCACCACGAGAGCTCCGACGACGAAGGTTGCCAAGTTCATATCACTCAGCCTCGGCCTTGGGTGCCTTTACCTTTCCGAGAAGAGCACAGATCCTCTCGACGGAATTGGGCACTGCAATCACGTACACAGGTACGATGATGGCGATTATCGCGAAGATAATCATCCAGCTGAATCCGCCCGTGCTTATCAGCCAGAACTGATAGAAGATGGCGGACACTCCGTATGCAGTTACACACTGGTAAAGAACCGCGACGAGGGTCTTCCTCCAGCTTCCGAGCTCCCTCCTCATGGCTCCTATGGCCGCGAAACAGGGTGCGCAGAGCAGGTTGAAGATGAGCATCGACATGGCGATTCCGGAAGTGGTGAAACTTGCGAGTGCGGCAGAGGTGATGAAATCATCGCCGTCGACAGCGGAGTTAATCAGGACCGCAACGGTTCCCAGCAGGTTCTCCTTGGCCAGCAGACCGGTGATGGTAGCTACGGAGAGCTCCCAGTGTTCGCCGAATCCGAGCGGCAGGAAGATCCAGGAGAATGCGTTACCGATGGCGGAGAGGTAGGACCCGGTGGTGGTGTTGTCACCGAGGTAGGTGAACCATTTTCCGTCGACGGTTCCGAACGATGCGAGCAGCCAGATGATGACCGCGGAGAGCAGGATCAGGGTTCCTGCCTTCTTGACGAAGGCCCAGGACTTCTCCACGACGGAGGTGATCACGTTGCCGGGCATGGGGCAGTGGTAGACGGGCAGCTCCATGACGAAAGGCGAGGGCTTTCCGATGAATCCAGGGAACTTCTTGAGGAAGAGACCGGACAGCAGGATCATGACGATACCCAGCAGATACATTCCGAGGGTAACGGCTGCGGATGCGTGGAAGAACGCCGCGATGACGACGGTCATGATGGGCAGCTTGGCGCTGCAGGGCATGAAGGTGGTGCACATCACGGAGACGTTCCTGTTGGATTCGTCCTCGATGGTCCTGGTTCCCATGATGGCGGGAACACCGCATCCGATACCGATGACGGCGGGGATGACGGCCTTTCCGGAGAGTCCGAAGCGGTAGAAGATACGGTCGAGCAGATACGCGACACGTGCCATGTAACCGCACTCCTCCAGGATGGCGAGGCAGAAGAACAGTACGATAATCTGCGGGAGGAATCCGATGACTGCTCCCACACCTCCGATGATACCGGAAATGATCAGGTCGTGGAGGAAGGGATCGACACCCGCATTCAAGAGGGCCTTTCCGAGATTGTGGGAGACCCATGCGTCGAATCCGTCGTTGATGAAGTCCACACCCATGGTACCGATGGTCTGCACGGAGATGTAGTAGACCACGTACATGATGGCAATGAAGATGAAGATACCTGCCACCCTGTTGATGAGGATGGAGTCGATCTTGTCGGAGAGCCTACTGCCGGAGACGGCATTCTCGGACTTGGTGAGACAGGTGGCCTGAATCCTGGACCCAGCATCATACCTGGCGGTGGCCACGATCTGGACGCCGTCGTCGTTGGCCTCCTTCTCGAAGGCGGAGACGATTTCCAGTCCTGCGTCGACCTCGTTCTTCTCGAGGCTCTCGAGGACCATGCTGTCCCTCTCGATGAGCTTGATGGATGCCCACCTGACGAGTTCGGGCCTGAGTCCCGAACCGATGGCTTCGGATACCTTGGTGACGCAGTCTTCCAACTGGGCACCGTAATCGATCTTGTTGGGGACCTTCTTGGAATCGTAGGCACGCTGAACCGCTTCTGCGATTGCTGCGGTTCCCTGTCCTTTGGTTCCCACAGTCTCGACGACCTCGCATCCGAGAACCTCGGAGAGCTTGGCCGCATCCACTTTCATACCGCTCTTCTCGGCGACATCGGTCATGTTGAGGATGACCACCATCGGGATGGCGAGATCCGCTACCTGGGTCAGCAGGTACAGACCCCTTTCGAGGTTGGATGCGTCGAGGATGTTGATGGCCACGTCGGGATTGTCGCTGGCGGTTCCGATAAGGTAGTCGCGGGAGACTACCTCCTCGGGGGAGTAGGGGGAGAGGGAGTAGATACCGGGCAGATCGACTACAAGGATCTTGTCCTTGGAGTATCCCCTGATGAATCCTTCCTTCCTCTCGACGGTGACACCGGGCCAGTTACCGGTCTTCTGGATGGAGCCGGTGAGTTTGTTGAAAACGGTTGTCTTTCCGCTGTTGGGGTTTCCGATAAGTGCTGCTGTAATCATTCAGATACCTCCTTGGCGGGGGTGATGATGTCGAGTTCGACGATGTCGGCCTCGACCTTCCTGATGGTGAGCCTGAAGCCCCTGAGCTGGATCTCGATGGGATCACCCAGAGGTGCTTTCCTGATGAGTTCGACCTTGGCTCCGCGGGTCAGTCCGAAATCGAGCATGCGCTTCCTAAGCTGTCCGCTGCCGGATACGTTGGTAACGACGGCGATGTCACCCACTGCCATGTCCTTGAAGGTGCTCATGATGCATTCCTCCTCTGGACGATGCGGTATACGACAAGTCCGATACCGATTACAAACAGGATGATAACAATCGCAGAAGTGATCCACATGTAGTAGAGTGGATAGTCTCCGAACTTGTTGCCGTCGACATCGCTCTCTGCCCAGCTGGCGGTGAGTGCGAGAGAGGAACCTGCGGTTGCAGAGACTCCGCTGTCGGCTCCGTCAACATAGATCTTTCCGTCAAGGAAGGTGATGCTGGCACAGTCGCCTGCGAACTCCTCGCTCTCTCCCTGGACCCATGCACCGAGCTCGTACCAGGGGTACTCGAAACCGCACTCGGGGAGTGCCATGGTGATGCCGGCGTAGGCGCTGAAGGACTCCATCTCCTGGTTCTGGTATTTGTCCTGGGGATAGGAGATCTCTCCCTTGGCGAAGGTGAAGGTGACACAGGGCATAGAGTCGTTGACGGCGGTGATATCCGAACCGTATCCGGTGTTGGTCGCTTTCAGAGACTCGGTGTACGCGGTGGCCTCCTCCTCGGACATCTCCTCGGAGGGTGCTGCTGCGATTAGGGTGAGTCCTGGGGGAAGGTTCTTGAAACAGTCCTTCTCGAAGTGGAACATAGAATCACAGAGAATCAGAGGTTTGGCGGCTGCAACGGAAGAATAGTTGTCCGTCACATCCTTTGCTGTCACGACGCCGGTGATTGCGTAGGCAACCTCTTCGACGGTGACTGTATTGAGAGAGATGTAGGCCCCGGTGAAAGCGGGATCGACGCCGTATACGGCCATCTCCTCTTCGGACTCTGTCTCATTTGTTATAACATATATGATGCCGCAGTATGCGTAAGCATCGGCGGTGACCTCCTTACCCTCGAGATAGAATGTCTTCTGACCATCGAGTTTCAAAGGTGCGTCTTCCTCCGCATCCGCCACAGGGCTGGTCAGGACCAGTAAGAAACTGGCTAAAACAAGTGCAAGGATTATAGCCGTCACGTACGCCTTCTTTCTGGCGGTTTCCGCGGCGGTTTGGTCTAACCTATTTTTAGGAATGACTAAATCCATGCCAACTGAATTTGTTAGGTAGTATTAAACCTCTTCTGTAAAATTTAGGTATGACTAACAAAGTTTGCTGGCCAAAGAGAGGAATCAATCGGTTCCGTCTATTTTGATGATCTGCGTGTTCTGACGCCTGCGCAGATTCTCCAGCAGCATGGCAGCCTCCGGATGCCCGCCTTTAGCCGCTTTGCCGATGTACTCGAATCCCTTCTGCGGATCGGCATGCACACCCTCTCCGTTCAGGTACATCCTTCCGATCTGGAAAGCGGCATCGGCATCGCCCGAATCCGCCAGCGGGAGGTAGAGGCTGAATGCCTTCTCCTTGTCCTGGGACACACCGTCCCCGGTGAAGTACATGGTGGCAAGGTTGAATCTGGCGATGGGGATCTGTTCGGCACAGCGGGAATACCATTCGGCAGCCAGGGGCTTGCCTCCTTCGACCTTCCCCTCGTAAGCGAAGACCGCGAGACGGAACATGGCCTCCGGGACCCCGAATCTTGCAGCCTGAAGGAACAGACCCTTGGCACGCTCCTCGTCAGCATCGATACCCATGTCGCCCTCATACATGCAGGCGAGCTTGAACGCTGCGGAACCGTCGCCGGCCTGTGCACCCTTGCCGTACATCTCAGACGCTTTCGCAGCGTCCCTCTCCGTCCCGACACCGTAGAAATAGAGGTCCCCGAGATAGTTGAAGGCAGGGGTGAACCCTCCCTCGCAGCACTTGGTGAAACATTCGAAGGCCTTGCCGGGATCGAAATAGGGCCCGTCCTCGGTGGAATACATATCCCCCAATCTGAACATCGCGGGGATGTTATCCTTTTCAGCGGCCTGACGGTAGAGTTCCACCGCTTTGGCGACGTCCTTCCCGACACCCTTGCCGGCCATGTAGAGCTCGGCAAGACCGAACATGCCCTGGGAATAACCGGCATCCGCCACGCTGCGGAAGAGGTCGGCCGCACGGCGGTTCTCCTCATCGGTGCTCTCCCTGGTGATTATCTGCACCGCTTCCACGCACAGCTGTTCGGCTTCCTTGGCATCCATGGACGTCTCTCCTATGCTACGTAGAATGATTGGTCCTATATCAGACCAACCGCAGGGCAAGTTTTATTAATTGAATAGTTGTTCAATTGAACAATCAATCAAACGATGGCGGCCCCCATGACAGAAAAAGACTGCGAATGCTGCGAGGACTCCTTCCAGGAAAAGATCCGCGAGGAGATGCTCGACGACGACACCGTGATGGAACTCTCCGATTTCTTCAAAATCTTCGGGGACAGCACCCGCCTGCGCATACTGTGGGCACTCCACAGCGCAGAGATGTGCGTACAGGGCATCAGCCTCGCGGTCGGGATGTCCGTTTCGGCGGTCTCGCATCAGCTTAAGACCCTCAAGGATGCCCATCTCGTCAAGTCCCGCAGGGAGGGCAAGCAGATCTACTACTCCATCTGCGACCACCATATCATGGAGATCCTCGACACCGCCCTCGAACACATCCGGGAGGAGTGACGGTGAGGCACGTCTACGGTATCGAGATCGACTGTGCCAACTGTGCCAGGAAGGTCGAGGAAGCCCTCAACCGGATGGAGGAGATCGACAGTGCGCAGCTCATCTACGTCGACAAGAGGATGATTGTGGAGGTCGCCGAGACCCACGAGGCCCACTTCGCCGAGATCGAATCCAGGATCAGGGAGATCGCCTGCTCGGTGGAATCCGATTTCAGGATGTGGGATTACGAAGAGGTCCCCAGCGAGGCCGAGGAGAACAGGTTCCTACCGATCCGCATTGCGCTGGGTCTTGTGTTCATCGCCTTCGGACTGATCCTCGAATACGCCCTTCCCGGTCTGGAAGCGGACCTGGGGAAGGAGGTCCTCTGCGGGGTGTTCTTCATCGGTCTGCTGGTGGTGGGATACGATGTCATCATCAACGCGGGGAAGACCCTGGTGAAAGGAGGATTCCTGGACGAGAACTTCCTCATGACGGTCGCCACCGTCGGAGCGATACTGGTCAGCCTCATAGGAGACCACGGTTACTGGACCGAATCCGTCGCGGTCATGCTGTTCTACCAGATCGGGGAGTACTTCCAGGACCGTGCGGTCGACAAGACCCGCAGTTCGGTCAAAGCTCTCATGGACCTGAAGGCTCCCTACGCCACCGTGGTCCGCCCCGACGGCATTGAGAGGGTCAGGACGGATGCCGTGGAGGTCGGCGAGATGATCATCGTCAGACCCGGCGAACTCGTGCCTCTGGACGGCATCATCGTGAGCGGTGAGACCTACGTTGACACCAAGGCCATGACCGGCGAATCCGTCCCCCGCCATGTCAGGAAGGGGGAGGAGGTGTTCAGCGGCTATGTCAACACCGAGAAGGCCGTGAAGATCGAGGTCACCAAGCGTTACAAGGACTCCGCGGCAGCCAAGATCCTGTCGCTCATCGAGGAATCTGCCACCAGGAAGTCCAGGTCCGAGAAGTTCATCACCAGGTTCGCAAGGGTCTACACACCTGTGGTCGTCGCCTGTGCGCTGCTCATCGCGATTATCCCCTCCGTCCTCTGGCCCGACAGATGGATCGACTTCGTCATCAAGGGACTGATCTTCCTGGTCGTCTCCTGCCCCTGCGCCCTGGTAATCTCCATCCCTCTGAGCTACTTCTGCGGAATCGGCAACGCTTCCAAGAAGGGAATCCTCATCAAGGGAAGCAACTACATCGAGGCCTGCTCCAGGATAGACACCGCGGTGTTCGACAAGACCGGTACCCTCACCAAGGGGGAGTTCACCGTCCGCAAGGTCGAACCTAACGGAATGTCCCAGGAGGATCTCCTGAGGTATGCGGGCAAGGCCGAGTCGCTCTCCACCCACCCTATCGCGAAGTCCATCTGCGAGTATGCGGACATCCATGTTCCGGACGAGGGCAGCGAGTCCACATACATCGCAGGGAAGGGCATCTCCGCCACCGTGGAAGGCAGGACCGTGGTGCTAGGCAACGCCTCCCTCCTGGAGGAGATGGGCATTGCATTCAATCCTTCGGAAGAACCCGGAACCCATGTGTACGCGGCCGTCGACGGCACCTATGCGGGACACATCCTCATCGCCGACACCCTGAAGGACGACGCTGTTCAGGCGATCCGCGACCTGAAGGGATTCGGCATCAGGACCGTCATGCTCACCGGCGATTCAGAGGTCATAGCAAAGCACATGTCCGATGATCTGGGTCTTGATTCCTACGAGGCCGAGCTCCTGCCCGAGGACAAGCTCGACAGGCTGGAATCGGTCATGGAAGGGACCGACGGTACCACCGTGTTCATAGGCGACGGAATCAACGACACACCAGCCCTCGCCAGGGCCGACGTGGGTATCGCCATGGGCGGACTCGGTTCCGATTCCGCGGTGGAGGCCGCGGATATCGTGCTGGTCGACGACAAGCCCTCCAAGGTTGCGGAAACCATCCGTATTTCGAAGAAGACCCAGAGCATCGTAATCCAGAACATCGTCATGGCTCTGGGCATCAAATTCGCGGTGCTCGCCCTGACCGCCTTCACCGACCTGGTGAACATGTGGGTGGCCATCTTCGGCGACGTCGGAGTGCTGATCATCGCCATCCTGAACTCCACCCGTGCCCTCGGCGGGCGCGGGCCGAGGGAGTGAAACCCCTTCCCGCCGTACAGGCGTCGCTATCTATTTTTAATAAGAATGGATACACCCGCATGGGATGCACAAATGAGGGTCGGTATCGACCTCGGTACGACGTACTCCGCCGTTGCCAGGTATAACGCTAAAACTTCAAGGACAGACATCATCCGCAACAAATACGAGAAGGATCTCACGCCGTCCGTCATCTGCTTCATGGATGACGGGTCTGTCCTCATCGGCGATGACGCCAAGGACATGCAGAGGGGCGGAGGCGGATGCATAGCCTCGGTTTTCAAGGTCAGCATGGGGACCCATGCGGCCTGCGCCGAACTTAACGGCAGGTCGTACACCGCCGAGGAACTCTCCCGCCTGATGGTCAGGGAACTCATCAGACAGGCGGAGGCCAGTGCCGGCGAGAAGATCGAGAGCGCAGTTATCACCGTACCCGCTTACTTCGACGACCTGCAGAGGTCATCCACCAGGGCCGCGGCCGAGAGCGCCGGGGTCACTGTCACCAAAATTATCAACGAACCGACCGCCGCTGCCATCTACTACGGCTACAAGCACTCCGAGGGCAAGAACATCCTCGTGTATGACCTCGGAGGAGGGACCTTCGACGTCACCATCGTGAACGTCAACAACAGCACCATCGATGTCATCGCCACCTGCGGCAACCACAACCTGGGAGGCAAGGACTGGGACGAGACCCTCCTGAACACCATATGCGACAGATTCTACGACGAGTTCGGAGAGGACCCCCGTACCGACATCAGGAAACGCTACGAACTCCTGGCGGACTGCGAGGATTACAAGAAATCCCTGGTCAACTACAGGAAAGCGACTGCCCACGTGGCCTTCGGGGACTATGTAGGCAGATACGAACTGTCCGTGGAGGATTT
The sequence above is a segment of the methanogenic archaeon ISO4-H5 genome. Coding sequences within it:
- a CDS encoding formate-tetrahydrofolate ligase is translated as MKSDIEIAQSAKVEHINDIAKKIGLTPEDLEPFGKYVAKVPLDVLDRVGKDKKDGKLILVTAVTPTPAGEGKTVTTISLIQGLSAIGKNVVGALREPSMGPTFGVKGGATGGGNVQVYPMWKIDLEFTGDIHAVAAAHNLLSAVLENNLVRDNPLNIDPTRIVWKKTVDMNCRELRKIIVGLGDTKLSGGVPHESGYLITSASEISAILALAKDYADLRKRLERIVVAYTYDNQPVTAGQLGCVGSMMVILREALMPNLVQTLEGQPVFIHGFPFANIAHGNNSIIATKAAVKFGDYAVTEGGFAADLGAEKFMDIVCRQSDIRPDCVVIVATVRALMHHGGADVKDPATLTTEALERGFANLDKHIENMRSYGAPVIVSINHFAFDDPAHMDMIRKHCEKLGVEVAQNDGFLEGGKGAVELAEKVVKICDTTKTDFKFCYPDDCSVKDKIKAVATKIYGADDVVYSDLAEKSIKTLEEQGYGKLPVCIAKTQYSISDNAALRAAPKGWKLQVREVNLSAGAGFIVPVCGSIMLMPGLGKVPAAMNIDLTDDGKIIGLH
- a CDS encoding transposase IS605 OrfB family; translated protein: MPYRTVKIQLFPKPEQEKRMLLTLHACRATYNDLNEYCRDFTKRYDEWRESMGVQEGDDASLYETDTNPLPRFPSEFELTAKAGEFREINLWRRDAYGSAVREVGCRIYKAYQRWFDSLIDDSSAGKPRFRTDGRYDSFTYTENNKYRLDTQGLFKGKKPRMFLGGVGWVRSSDNSIIKRVPTDCMKQAVISRKKMGKSNKWYITIFCECLEIPDNRTWYMDAETPDPVGLDLGARRVATLTDGTVVENHRTMRKNEKKLARIQRKISKTEKGSEERRKYLGHMNHLLKRIGDSKNDLLQKATRSIAQNRTKIFVEDLSVRDLIDLQDNKESRKLFRDASAGTFMRLLRYKGEETGSEIVPVNPAYTSRICTKCGMLNDPFSEETFRCRFCGFTIHRDDNACENVLRRGMGFDILGTSPIA
- a CDS encoding haloacid dehalogenase-like hydrolase, with the translated sequence MHFFDPVIRTEYSLNGEIRPRAKIKKGKHIGKDGMSYIVEFEGTLTDADGCFEKVFSEAFAQFSIPFERERLKDYVSLPLDKLFSKYYTGCTCRFRDFMTMYIGLFDSHFGLITPMEENLSRVRELIRSGANVSVISGCYEMYVRRFLEEHGISVQPVVSTDRTNGGIPDGTMLSMCLSDLHGTITKCVEMNSHTRHIFSHFGFRLGNSGNR
- a CDS encoding transmembrane protein → MNLATFVVGALVVLLLAHAAYRVYRMARNNDLCYACPHAGKCGGGCSKINCTIRQDEQN
- a CDS encoding transmembrane protein, with the translated sequence MNTVTIIVALILVAVIICAAYGSYKNFHEEKCCGGDRNCTCGETKHCSLRKED
- a CDS encoding TPR repeat-containing protein, coding for MDRKTLSTTTLRNVALCSISFGRKAFPRNINNGIDDGRDMIGGPDGQMEPLEWAKFVIRNKAEDDYSAALSILSSKADQGISDAEFYLGLVYARGQGIARDFTLARKWLQRAADKENMNAAYFLAKIYIRGYGIEADPAKAAALFERCAEDGDIRAMYELGLLYMDGNGVDRDLGKTFTLMLDSANGGHKEAQFVLGQLYKTGAGTDQDSREAVKWLSTAAIHGHKGAQILLGDMYATGDSVDKDVDEANRWYDMADGKISN
- a CDS encoding ferrous iron transport protein B FeoB — translated: MITAALIGNPNSGKTTVFNKLTGSIQKTGNWPGVTVERKEGFIRGYSKDKILVVDLPGIYSLSPYSPEEVVSRDYLIGTASDNPDVAINILDASNLERGLYLLTQVADLAIPMVVILNMTDVAEKSGMKVDAAKLSEVLGCEVVETVGTKGQGTAAIAEAVQRAYDSKKVPNKIDYGAQLEDCVTKVSEAIGSGLRPELVRWASIKLIERDSMVLESLEKNEVDAGLEIVSAFEKEANDDGVQIVATARYDAGSRIQATCLTKSENAVSGSRLSDKIDSILINRVAGIFIFIAIMYVVYYISVQTIGTMGVDFINDGFDAWVSHNLGKALLNAGVDPFLHDLIISGIIGGVGAVIGFLPQIIVLFFCLAILEECGYMARVAYLLDRIFYRFGLSGKAVIPAVIGIGCGVPAIMGTRTIEDESNRNVSVMCTTFMPCSAKLPIMTVVIAAFFHASAAVTLGMYLLGIVMILLSGLFLKKFPGFIGKPSPFVMELPVYHCPMPGNVITSVVEKSWAFVKKAGTLILLSAVIIWLLASFGTVDGKWFTYLGDNTTTGSYLSAIGNAFSWIFLPLGFGEHWELSVATITGLLAKENLLGTVAVLINSAVDGDDFITSAALASFTTSGIAMSMLIFNLLCAPCFAAIGAMRRELGSWRKTLVAVLYQCVTAYGVSAIFYQFWLISTGGFSWMIIFAIIAIIVPVYVIAVPNSVERICALLGKVKAPKAEAE